The Lactobacillus sp. CBA3605 genome contains a region encoding:
- a CDS encoding phage scaffolding protein, whose amino-acid sequence MERKDLTALGLDDNQTTEVLKLYNVGLEPVKQQLADASSELDSAKKQVTDRDEQIKTLGEQAGNSEKLNKQVAELQQTIKDKDADSASQLTQVKTDNAVQMALRDAGVRDAKAVLPFIDMDTVKLGEDGQLTGIGEQVTKLQESHDYLFNKTDDDGKKPGIKITTGGNPSGTAGEGEETMTARVAARIAGGDK is encoded by the coding sequence ATGGAACGTAAGGATTTAACTGCATTAGGATTAGATGATAATCAAACAACGGAGGTGCTGAAACTTTACAATGTTGGGTTAGAGCCTGTTAAACAGCAACTTGCGGATGCTAGTTCTGAATTGGACTCAGCTAAGAAACAAGTAACTGATCGTGATGAACAAATCAAAACGTTAGGCGAACAGGCTGGTAATTCGGAAAAACTTAATAAGCAAGTTGCTGAATTGCAACAGACTATTAAGGACAAAGATGCAGACAGTGCTAGTCAACTTACTCAGGTTAAGACTGATAATGCAGTACAAATGGCGTTGCGCGACGCAGGAGTACGAGATGCTAAAGCAGTTTTACCTTTCATTGACATGGACACCGTGAAGTTAGGCGAAGATGGTCAGTTAACTGGTATTGGTGAACAGGTTACTAAGTTGCAAGAATCACATGATTATCTGTTTAACAAAACGGATGATGATGGCAAAAAGCCGGGTATTAAGATTACAACTGGCGGCAATCCGAGTGGCACAGCGGGTGAAGGAGAAGAAACCATGACTGCTCGTGTTGCTGCGCGGATTGCTGGCGGAGATAAATAG